A segment of the Methanobrevibacter arboriphilus JCM 13429 = DSM 1125 genome:
TTAAATTATTACCTAAAATTATTATCTAAATTATTTTTTAAATTATCTTTTAAATTAAAAATAATTTTTATTTAAAAATAATTTAAAAATAAATTTAAAAATAATTTAAAAATAATTTAAAAATAATTAAAAATAATTAAAATAATTAAAATAATTAAAATAATTAAAATAATTAAAATAATTAAAATAATTAAAATAATTAAAATAATTAAAATAATTAAAATAATTAAAATAATTAAAATAATTAAAATAATTAAAATAATTAAAATAATTAAAATAATTAAAATAATTAAAATAATTAAAATAATTAAAATAATTAAAATAATTAAAATAATTAAAAACAACACTAATAACTATATAAATATAATGTTTTCTAAAAATATTATTGTTTTTTAAATCTTTTCACTCTAAACTCTCCTCTTTTTCTAAAAAAATCTTTTCTAGACATATTACCTCTAAAATGATGTCCTTTAAATGGATGGCCTCTAGAATGGTACATCTTATGAAAAGTATCAAAGTCTCCAAAATCATCAAAATTTTCTCTTTCTTCAATAATTGAATTCAAAGAAGCCTTAGCTAAAGATTTTAATATTTTTTTTAATCCTTCTTCATCTAAATCAGGGAATTCTTTAATGAAATTCTTTAAAAGAATATTATCCCAATTTTCTTCAATTTTTTCAATTTTAGAGGCGATAACTTTTCCTTTATTAGTTAAAAAAACTTCATTTTTTCTTTTATTGTCTTTAGCAACTCTCCTCTCAATTATATCTTTTTCATCAAGTTTTTTAAGAGTTTTAGCTGTTACTGCTCTGCTTAAAAGTAATTTGGATGTTAAATCACTTTGATAAAGTGGTTCATGCATTAACTCTAATATAAAAGGAATTTGACCAGGAGTCACGTCCAAGTAAGCTAATTGATGCATTAAATAATGTTTATATGATTTATGAATAATTTTAACTAGATCACTTATTAAAAATTCATCCATTAAACTTTTATCGACTTTTTCATCTAAATCCATATAATCCCCTTATTTAAAAAATCAAATGACTTTATTAGTTAGTGTTCCAATGCCTTCGATTGTTACTTCAGATATATCTCCCTTATTCATCTGTCCAACACCTGAAGGAGTCCCAGTAGCAATTATATCACCAGCATTTAAAGTCATTATACTTGAAATAAACTCAACAAGATCTTTTGGAGAAAAAATCATGTTTTTAGTATTAGATTCTTGTTTAACTTTATTATTAATATATAAAGATATATTTTGATTCATAGGATCCATTTCTGTTTCAATATAAGGACCAATCGGAGCAAATGTATCAAAACTCTTAGCTCTAGTCCATTGTTCATCTTTTCTTTGAATATCTCTAGCAGTAACATCATTTAATATTGTATAACCACCAATATGATCATCAGCATCATCAAAACTAATATTTTTCCCAGTTTTAGATATTATAATAGCTAATTCTGCTTCATAATCTACCTCAGAGGACATTTCAGGATATATGATATCGTCTAGATGAGCAATTACAGAAGAAGGAGGCTTTAAAAAAATTTTAGGTTCATCAGGTAGTTCCATGCCAAGTTCTTGAGCATGATCTTTATAATTTAAACCAATACAAATAATTTTTGAAGGATTGGTAGGTGGAGCAAAAATAACATCTTCAAGAGAATAGCTATTTAAAATCTGATCTTCAAGATATCCCTCATTTTGCCAATTATTTAAAACAATTTCAAGTGGATCAATCAATGAAACAATCTTTTCACCATCAAAATAACCACTTTTAATATTAGAGGAATCAAAAGAACAATTCATAATATCATTATCATTACAAAGAAAATCATTAACAAAAAATCTTAAAAACTTCATATAATTCCTCATCAGTATTTAATAATGAATAATTTAAATAATCCTTTCTATAGGTACAACTAATATATCTCTAGCACCTGAATTTTTAAGTTTATTTACAAGATCAAAAACTTCTTCCTCATCTACAACAGCTTGAACAGCTACAGTATCCTCCCTATCAGATAAAACCTCTGAAACAGTAGGGCCAGTCATTGAAGGCATTAAATCTTTAATAATTTGTAAATTATCCTTTGAAACATTCATCATTAGTAATTTTTTCCTTTCTGCTTCAATAACACCATTAATACTAATATTAACAGTGCCTATAAGATTTTTCTTTTCATTATTGTTAAAATATTCATCTTTATTAGCAATAAGCTTTATTGAGCTATCTAAAATATTATCAATAATTTTAAGATGATTCATTTTTAAAGTAGTTCCAGTACTAGTTAAATCTGCTATAATATCAGCTATCCCAATGAAAGGAGCTATTTCTGTTGAACCAGTGAGCTCAACAATTTTTGCATTAATTCCATGACTTTTAAGATAAGAGTCAGTTAAATTAGGAAATTCAGTTGCTACAACAATCTCTGATTTAATATCATCAAGAGAATTAATATCAGAATCCTCAGGAGAAGCAAGAACTAAGCTAGTTTGACCAAATTTAAGATCAGTTAAAATTTCAACATCAGAATTGCTTTCTTTGATTAAATCTAAGCCAGTAATTCCCATGTCCACTATACCATCAGCTACAAATTCAGGAATATCAGCTGCACGAGCAAACATTACACTAATATCAGAATTATGAGTGTTTGAAAATAATTTTCTATTAGAAGCATCTTTAAGTCCTAGGCCAGCTTTTTCTAAGATAGCTACTGCAGGATCACTAATTCGCCCTTTAGACGGAATTGCAATTTTAATTTTCATTATTTCTCCTTATTATATCTGTTTTTAGTTATTATGTACTTTTATACAATTTTTATAAAATTATATAAAACCATATGAGTTTATATAACTTTATATAAGTTTATATGGGTTTATGTGAGTTTATGTGAGTTTATGTGAGTTTGTATTAGTCAATATGATTTAGTATGAATTATTATGGTTTTATAATAGATATAATTTATATAATTTTATATTGAATTTTATATTGTTATCTTTATTATTTTATTTTATTTTTTTATATTATTATTTTTTATATTGTTTTTATTTTTATCAATATTATATTAAATATCACGTTATATAAAATAATAGATTAGTATCATAAAATTGCAAATAATAATATAAAAAAATAAAATAAAATAATAAAATAATTACTACATATAAATAAAAACTATTTATTAATATATAACAAGTAAATTTGATAAATGGGTGATACAATGGAAACAAAAAATATTCTAATTAAAAATGCAACAATATTAAATCCAAAATCAGCAGAAAAAGATAACATAGAGTCTTTTAAAGGAGATCTATTAATCGAAAACGATAAAATAGCTGAAATATCTAAAAAAAATGAGGAACTCATAAATTCAAAAGGTGTAGAAAAGATTATTGATGGAAAAAACAAAATATTAATGCCAGGCCTGATTAACACACATACACATATATCTATGAATCTTCTTAGGGGATTAGCTGATGATATGGCTCTTGATGAATGGTTAAACAATCATATATGGCCAACTGAAGCTGGATTAAATGGAGAATATTGCTATGATGGTGCACTTTTAGCAATTACAGAAATGATTAAATCTGGTACAACAACCTTCAATGATATGTATTTTTTCATGGAAGATGTAGCTAAAGCTGTAAATGAATCAGGAATAAGGGGATGTCTTTCTTATGGAATGATTGATTTTGGTGATGAGGAAAAACGTGAAAATGAATTTAAAGAAAACATAAAATTAATAAAAAATTGTAATGATACTGCTGAAGGAAGAATAAAAACATTTTTTGGACCACATGCAACATTTACAGCATCAAAAGAGTTATTAGAAAGAGTAAGATATGAAGCTAATAAATACAATGTTGGAATCCACATACATATGAATGAAACAAAAAAAGAAATTGAAGATGTTAAAGAAGCTACTGGAAAACTTCCATTTGAATATTTAGAAGATATTGGATTTTTAAATAGTGATGTTTTAGCTGCACATGGAGTGTGGTTGTCTAAAGAAGAAATAGAAATTATAAAAAAAAGAGATGTCAAAATATCTCATAATCCTTGTAGTAATATGAAATTAGCCTCAGGAATAGCTCCAGTGCAAGAATTATTATCAAAAAATGTATGTGTAGGGCTTGGAACTGATAGTGTAGCTTCAAATAATAATTTAGATATGTTTGAAGAGATGAAATTTGCTTCACTTCTTCAAAAAGTAAATAATATGAATCCTGAATCTTTAAATTCCAATCAAACAATAAAAATGGCAACAATTAATGGAGCTAATGCTTTAAATCTCGAAAAAGAAGTAGGTTCAATTGAAATTGGTAAAAAAGCAGACTTAATATTAATAGATAATAAATCAGTTAATTTAAATCCAATGAGTGAAAAGATTAGTTCAAATCTTGTTTATGCAGCTAATGGATCTAATGTGAATACAACCATTTGTAATGGTAAAATATTGATGGAAGATAAGAAATTAATAACATTAAATGAAAGTAAAATTATTGAAAAAGCTAATAAATCTATTAAAGAGTTAAAAGAAATAAGAGAAGAATCAAAATAAGTAATAAAAAATTAAAGATATAAGAAAAGATCACTAATTACATCTTTATCTACTTACACATCTTTATCTACTTACACATTTAACACTATTATTCTTATTCATTACAATACTCTTTTTCCATTCTTCTTTTGTATCAGGGAAATCTTCTCTAAAATGAGCTCCACGACTTTCTTTTCTAATTAAAGCTGATTTTACAGTTAATTCAGCAATTTCAATCATGTTAATAACTTCTAAAGCTTCTTGAAGCCCTTTATTATAATGTGTTTCATTATTAACATCCATATCATTTAATTTTTCTTTTAATGTCCTAATATGAGATAAAGCTTCTTTTAAGTCTTTCTCATTTCTGATTATAGCTACTTTATCCCACATTAAATTTTGAAGCTCTTTTTTAATCTCAAATGGTAGAATAGGTCCTTTCTTAAATAGTTTATTTATTCTATCAATTTCATTTTTGATTTCTTCATTGTTAATTCCAAAATCAGAGCTTTTTGCAGCTTTTGATGCTGAAATTCCTGCTCTTTTTCCAAACACTTGAGTATCAGCTAATGCATTTCCACCAAGACGATTAGCTCCATGAACTCCCCCAGCAGCCTCTCCTGCAGCAAATAAATTGCTAACAGTGGACTTACAGTTTTCATCAATTCTAATTCCACCCATAAAATGATGAGCAGTTGGAGCTACTTCCATAGGTTGTTTTCTTATATCAACACCAACATCAAGGAACTGGAAAAGCATTGTTTCAAGTTTTTCCTCAATAACCTCATCATCAAGATGAGTAACATCAAGATAAACTCCCCTATTTTCATTTCCACGCCCACATCTTATTTCATTATAAATAGCTCTTGAAACAACATCACGAGTGGCTAATTCTTTTCTATCATCATAATTACCCATGAAACGCTCATTATTTTTGTTTAAAAGAATTCCTCCTTCACCACGAACAGCTTCTGTAACAAGAATTCCTTTTCTTGAATCAGGATATAACATTCCAGTTGGATGAAATTGAATTTCCTCCATATCAATAAGGTCTGCCCCTACATTGTAAGCTAATGCAAAGCCATCCCCATTTTTTTGAAGTGTATTAGAAGTTACTGGATAAAGCTGACCAGCTCCACCAGTAGCTAAGATTACAGCTTTTGATTGGAAAAAAATGATTTCTGAGTTTTTTAAAGATAATCCCACTGCACCAATAACTTTTTGTTTAGAATCATCGGGTATTAGTGAAGTTATCATAACTTCATCAATTGTAGGAATTTTTTTCTTTATTATCTCCTCTTTTAAAGCCATCATTATCTCATGCCCAGTCCGATCACCTTGAAAACAAGTTCTTCTGAATGTTTGACCTCCAAATGGTCTTTGATTTAGTTCACCCGAATCTTGTCTATCAAAAAGAGCACCATACTCTTCAAGATCGATTAATCTATCTGTAGCTTCATCTACTAATATTCTTGCTAATTTAGAATCATTAAGATAGCTACCACCTTTTATAGTATCCTTAAAATGAATATCCTTAGTATCCTCCTCATCGACAAATGCAAAAGCTGCATTGTAACCTCCTTCAGCCATTCCAGTACAACCGGATCTAAATGAAAGTCCTTTAGAAATTATCAAAGGATTAAGACCATTATTGGAAATTTCGATTGCTGCACGGCATCCAGCACCCCCTGAGCCAATAATAAGAACATCTGATTTAATAATTCTAGTTTCCATAATAGTAATATTTGATATTAATTTTATAAATATTTTTATAAAATTACAATAATTTTATAAGATTATAATACTTTTATAAAGTTATAATGTTTTATAAAATTATGAAAAAGTGTTAAAATGTTTATAGTATATTAAAGATATAAATTATAAAAATATAAAATTAAATAATGGTTAAATTAAGGACATAAATAATAATAGTTAAAATAACTAAATGAATAATAACATTCAAAATAAGAATATAAATAATAATAGTTAAAATAATGACGTAAATAATATTAATCAAATGATATAGGTAATAATAATCAATAGAACTATTTGGATAATAATATAAATATTTTTAATATAAATATTTTTCAATATTATAAAAAAATATTAAATTGAATAAAAATAACTTATTAGAATAAATCATTATTAAATAATCGTATCATGAAGTAATTATATCAGGAGGAACTAGATTGGATAAGAAAAAGATTATAAAATTAGCTAAAAAAGATTTTGAGCGTGCTTGGGTTGAATCTGGAAATTTAGTAAAAAAATCACATCCTGATAAAGAATATCCTAGATTAAAATATGAAATAGGAAAATCACATATCTTAAATGATACAATAGCAATGCTTCGTGAAGCATACCTTAGACTTGGTTTCAGCGAAGCTGTTAATCCTTTATTTATTGATAAAAATGATGTTTACAAACAGTTTGGTCCTGAAGCTCCAGCTGTTCTTGATAGATGTTTCTATTTAGCAGGACTACCTCGTCCAGATATTGGAATAGGTGTAGATAAAATAAATTATATCAAAAAACTTGGAAAAGATATTACTGATGAAAAAATAGCTAAGCTCCAAGAAGTCTTTAGAGGATACAAAAAAGGATATCTTGATGGAGACGATCTTGTATTGAAAGTTTCTGAAGCACTTGAAATAGACAATGAAGAAGGATTGAGTATTCTTGAAAAAGTTTTTCCAGAGATTAAAGATTTAATGCCTATTGCAAGTAACACCACACTTAGATCCCATATGACTTCAGGATGGTTCATATCACTTGAAAAGATGGTTAAAAAATCTAAACCCCCATTAAAAATGTTTTCAATAGATAGATGTTTTAGAAGAGAGCAAAAAGAAGATTCTAGTCATCTTATGACCTATCATTCAGCATCATGTGTTATTGTAGATGATGAAGTGACTCTTGACATGGGGAAAGCTATTTCAGAAGCATTACTTGAGTATTTTGGATTTTCTAAATTTAAATTTGTTCCTGATGAAAAAAAATCTAAATATTATATTCCAGAAACACAGACTGAGGTTTATGGATATCATCCTAAGTTAAATGAATGGGTTGAAATAGCTACCTTTGGACTTTATTCCCCAATAGCTCTTTCAAAATATGGAATTGAAAAAGAAGTGATGAATCTTGGTTTAGGTGTTGAAAGAATAGCTATGGTTTTAAATCAGATGAATGATGTTAGAAACTTAGTATATCCACAATTATATCAAAAATTAGAGCTTAGTGATCGTGATATAGCTACAATGTTAAATTATAATTATTATCCTGTTACAGAAGAAGGGCAATCCCTAATGGAGAGCATTTTAAATGTTTGGACTAATGAAAAAGACTGTAATTCTCCTTGTGAGTTTACAATATTTGAAGGGGAATTTTTAAATAAAGAAATATCAGTTAAAGCTTTTGAAGGGGAAAATAATGCTAAACTTCTTGGTCCTGCTTCAACAAACCATGTTTATATTTATGGTGGAAATATTCTTGGTATTCCAGAAAACATAGAGCTAAGTATTAAAAAAGTTGAGTTAAATCCTCAAGAATATAATGAAAAAGATATTATAAATGAAATACCAGATGATACAAAGATTATTTATGATGCAGTTAAAAATGGTGTTCCAACTAATATACGATATATAGATGCATTAAGTGCAAAAACCGCTTATAAAATTGAAGAAGCAGTCCTTAGTAGATCAGAAGATTTAATATTTAGAAATACAATTGCAAGGGCTTTATCAGATGTTAATCTAAAGCTGGATAATATTGCTATGAATTATATTAATAATGAAAATAAATTAATTGATATTAGAGGACCAATATTTTCTACTATAAAATTAGAAGTTAAATAATAATTAAAAGATTATGATGGTTATTATGGAAATCAAAGGATCAATAGCTACAGGATATGGAAAAGGAGCGTATTTTTTAGGACAAAAATTTTACAAGTCAAAATTCAATGAAAAATGTGGTTTTACACCATACCCCGGAACGCTTAATATAGTTGTTCCTGAAAAGTATTTGGACTCAATAAAAAGAATAAAGTCAAATACTAATAATATTATAAAACCAAGAGAAGGTTTTGGTGGTGTTAGATATATTAAAGCTAAATTAAAAGATCTAAATACCCAAAATACTGTTACTGGAGCTATAGTATTCCCAGATAAAACCACACATGAAGAAAATTATCTAGAATTTATAGCTAAAGAAAATCTTAGAAAAAAATTTAATTTAAAAGACGAAGACGAAGTTAAAATCAGTATTGATGAACAATAAAGTAATAATAAATATTTATTAATGAAAAATTATTAAAATTATAAAAATAATAAAAATTGATTATAAAAAATTCAAAATAATAAAAAATCAATGCATAAATAATTATTAAAAATTATTATAAGAATAATGAAAAATTGATTATAAAAATATAGGAATAATAAAAAATTAATGAATAATAAAAATTATATAGGTTTGAACTAATAGATATAAAAATAATAAATGGTGAAATCATGTTAAAAAAAGCATTAAAAGCATTACAAAATGGTGAATTTGTTCTTATGTATGATGATGAGAAAAGAGAAAGTGAAACTGACATGATTATAGGAGCAGAATTCGTTGGAGCTAAAGAAGTAGCTACCATGAGAAATGATGCTGGAGGTTTGATTTGTTGCTGTATTCATCCAGAATACTGTGATAGTCTTGGATTACCATTTATGACTGATATTATGGATGTAGCTAAAGAAAAATACCCAATTCTTGGAAAACTAACTCCAGATGACATTCCCTATGATGAAAGATCATCATTTTCTGTTTGGGCAAACCACAGGAAAACATTCACTGGAATAACTGATAATGACAGAGCTCTTACAATAAGTAAAATGGCTCAAATGTGTAAAGAAGAAAGATTTGATGATTTTGGAAAAGAATTTAGATCTCCAGGCCATGTATCCTTACTTAGAGGAGCAGATAATCTTTTAAAAAAAAGACAAGGACATACTGAGATAAGCTTAGCTATGGGTGAAATGGCTGGAATAACACCTGTAACCGTTGTTTGTGAAATGATGGACGGCAATACTGGTGAAGCAAGGTCTGTAGCTGATGCAGAAGACTATGCTGAAGAACATGATTTAATATTCATGGATGGAAATATAGTTATAGAAGAATACCTAAAAGATTAAAAAGTATAAAAGACTTTTTTAATCTTAAAATCTTTATTATTATTTAATGTAACATATTAAGAATATTTTTAATTTATATAATCAGTTAAATCTTTATATAAGAATACCCCATTTAAATCATTTAACAAATCACTGAAAAGATTTTCTACAAAATCAAATAGGTTTTCAATATAAATTCTAAAAGAATCAAAAAATGGTTCTAAAACACTTAAAAAACTATTATTTTCAACCTTTTTTTTAAAGATTTGTTCTCCTTAATATCATTATTATTTGTTTTATTATTACTTTTAACACTGAAAATCTTTATTTTAGGATATTTATTCTGTTTGATCGTGCTATTTGGAGTTATATTAATGTTTACAAATATTTTAATAGGATGACATCCAATGCAATAATGCCAACTAATAATTATATTTCCATTTAGTCTATTATAGAGACCTTTAAAATGGACACCAAACATAATATTTTTAGTTAAAACTTTAAAAAATATAGAATTTTTATTACCAGTTACATTTATAAGATAAATTTTAGACTTAATTTTTAAATTTTTTAATATATTTTTATGACCAACAATGTATATTCCTTTTTTAGCTATGATACTACCAAAAGACCCAGCATTTATATTATTAGAATTACCTCGAATTTTAATCCCATAACCACCTGAATTAATAAAATTATTATACAGATTATTATATTCACCATACAAATAAATTCCATAATTCATAGCAGAAATATTATTATTTTTAATATTTACATAATCTGCATTATTAGAAATCCCACATGATATATTTTTAAGCGTGTTTCCATAAATAGTAGAATAAGAACCATAATTAATTATAGAATATCTATTATTATTTAAAATATTATAAAGAATTTTTATTGGATTAAATTCATTATAAATTCCAACAACACAGGATTTTATAATATTTTTCTCAACAATAGCAAATCCATAATTATAAATACCATAATAAGCTTTAAAAATGTTATTATTCATTATAATGCTATTTCCATTAGAATATATGCTATTATAAGCCCCAGAAATATTATTATAGATTATCTTTGCTTTTCCTTCTGTAAATATAAGTATTCCATCCTTACCATTATTAATAAGATTAGATCTTATAATACTCAACTTAGAGGATTTACAACTATATATTGCTCCTTTAACTACAGAATTATAATAAAATCCTGAATACTCAATAGTTAAATTTGAATTATTAATACTATAAACAGCAGCTCCAGTAGTTGCATTATTAGATGTAAAATTAGAATATAATATAGTTAAATTGCCATTATTATTAGTTATTGCACCACCTGACCCTTCATAAACATTATATCCCCCTCCACACATTATAAGAATAGTATAAGAATAGTGTAGAGCAGAATTATTAATGAAAATTGACCTTATTATATTACAATTACCAGAATTATAAATTGCTCCACCATGAGTTGAAGCTAAATTATTTTCAAATTTACAGTCATCAATATTTAATGTACCTTCATTATAAATAGCACCACCAGGACCACCATAAACGAAAATTTCCCTATTACCCCCAATAACCACAGGAATTACAGTAAAAATAGAATAATTGGAAGAATTAGAAGAATTAATAGCCATAGATGGTTTATGATTACCATTTATAAAAGTTATTCCATAAATATTTACAGTAACTCCCTTACTTATATTAAAAAATCTTGTATAGTTTCCACCATCAATCACAGTATCTTCAATATTTTTATCTTTATAATAATATTTAGCTCCATAAATACTCACATTTCGAGAAATAATCAAATTAGTATTACTATCAGAAGCTTTATATTTCCCACCACCAATAATGATAGTATCTCCAAATCCAGAATTACTCTTATTAACAGCAATTTTTAAATTGTTGTAAGGGTTATTACTACTTCCATCACCAACAGAATCATTAGAACCTTCAACATAAATATTAGAAGCACTAACATTACTAACAAATGTTAAACAAATAAAAAAAGCTATGAAAATTAACAGAAACCTTCCAAAACTCATAAAATAAACCTCAATTTTAATATTTCACCATGATTTATTTGTTTTTATTAAAACTATTTCTTGAATAAACAGTATGCAATGCTTTACTCTTTTTCACACCAAAATTATTCTTAGTTATCTTATTACCAGACCCCAACAACTTAATCTGATGATACTTATTCAACTTAATCATATTTCGAGTAATAATATTCTTATTTCCAATCATTTTAACACCATGATCACCATTTTTAGTAATAGTACATCTTTTATATATAATATTCATTATTAAATCTCCAATAACAATTAGCTAAAATAAGGCCCATCTTTATCATGCCTTATTCTTTTTAACCTTATTTTTATATCCATAAACACAGATTCTTTTACTCATTTTTTTACCTAACTTATTATAATAAACAATATTTCGATCACCATTAATCTTCATCCCATGTTCACCACATGAACGAGCAGTATTATATTTAACCTTGTTTCTATCACCATTAACCTTAATACCATGATTTTTATTTTTATTAACTGTGTTTTGAGTTATCGTATTCTTATTTCCAAAAGATTGGATTCCATAATTCTTATTATTACTTGCCCTATTTTTTGAGATTGAATTATTATTTCCATTAAGAATTATACTATTTAGTTTCTATTTAAATTTATTGGAAGTAATTTTATTCTTATTGCCTATTAATTTTAAACCATTAGATTTAGAAGTAATTTTATTAGACTTTATCTTATTATTATGTCCTTCTACTGAAATTCCTTCTTTTTTACTTGAAATTTGATTATTAAATAAAGTATTTTTATCTCCTTTAATCTTAATACCAGTTGTATTAGTACTAAATTTATTGTTTAAAATTTTATTATTATTTCCAGTTGCATAAACACCATAAGAATTGCCTAAATACTTAGAATTGGAAGATATCATGTTATTTGAAACTGTATTCTTCCCTTTATGAAGATATACTCCAATATGACACTTTTTTATATTATTCTTAGTAATATGATTATTCTCTGAATAAACATTAATTCCATAATAAACATTTGAAATATTATTATAGGTAACTTGATTACTTTTAGATCCATCAATAGCTATTCCATAAAATCCTGAAGATGAAATTATATTATAATTAATCTTGTTATTATCTCCATAAATATCTATTCCATTCCCCTTGTTATTGTAAAATAAATTTCGAGTTATTGTATTTCCAATCCCTTGTTCAATGACCAAACCATGTAAATCATTATTTAAAATATTATTATTTGAAATCATATTGTTATATGCTAATAGTAAATAGATTCCACCTTTTTTATTATTTTGTAGATAATTATT
Coding sequences within it:
- a CDS encoding MarR family winged helix-turn-helix transcriptional regulator; its protein translation is MDLDEKVDKSLMDEFLISDLVKIIHKSYKHYLMHQLAYLDVTPGQIPFILELMHEPLYQSDLTSKLLLSRAVTAKTLKKLDEKDIIERRVAKDNKRKNEVFLTNKGKVIASKIEKIEENWDNILLKNFIKEFPDLDEEGLKKILKSLAKASLNSIIEERENFDDFGDFDTFHKMYHSRGHPFKGHHFRGNMSRKDFFRKRGEFRVKRFKKQ
- a CDS encoding fumarylacetoacetate hydrolase family protein; protein product: MKFLRFFVNDFLCNDNDIMNCSFDSSNIKSGYFDGEKIVSLIDPLEIVLNNWQNEGYLEDQILNSYSLEDVIFAPPTNPSKIICIGLNYKDHAQELGMELPDEPKIFLKPPSSVIAHLDDIIYPEMSSEVDYEAELAIIISKTGKNISFDDADDHIGGYTILNDVTARDIQRKDEQWTRAKSFDTFAPIGPYIETEMDPMNQNISLYINNKVKQESNTKNMIFSPKDLVEFISSIMTLNAGDIIATGTPSGVGQMNKGDISEVTIEGIGTLTNKVI
- the hisG gene encoding ATP phosphoribosyltransferase produces the protein MKIKIAIPSKGRISDPAVAILEKAGLGLKDASNRKLFSNTHNSDISVMFARAADIPEFVADGIVDMGITGLDLIKESNSDVEILTDLKFGQTSLVLASPEDSDINSLDDIKSEIVVATEFPNLTDSYLKSHGINAKIVELTGSTEIAPFIGIADIIADLTSTGTTLKMNHLKIIDNILDSSIKLIANKDEYFNNNEKKNLIGTVNISINGVIEAERKKLLMMNVSKDNLQIIKDLMPSMTGPTVSEVLSDREDTVAVQAVVDEEEVFDLVNKLKNSGARDILVVPIERII
- a CDS encoding amidohydrolase family protein — its product is METKNILIKNATILNPKSAEKDNIESFKGDLLIENDKIAEISKKNEELINSKGVEKIIDGKNKILMPGLINTHTHISMNLLRGLADDMALDEWLNNHIWPTEAGLNGEYCYDGALLAITEMIKSGTTTFNDMYFFMEDVAKAVNESGIRGCLSYGMIDFGDEEKRENEFKENIKLIKNCNDTAEGRIKTFFGPHATFTASKELLERVRYEANKYNVGIHIHMNETKKEIEDVKEATGKLPFEYLEDIGFLNSDVLAAHGVWLSKEEIEIIKKRDVKISHNPCSNMKLASGIAPVQELLSKNVCVGLGTDSVASNNNLDMFEEMKFASLLQKVNNMNPESLNSNQTIKMATINGANALNLEKEVGSIEIGKKADLILIDNKSVNLNPMSEKISSNLVYAANGSNVNTTICNGKILMEDKKLITLNESKIIEKANKSIKELKEIREESK
- the tfrA gene encoding fumarate reductase (CoM/CoB) subunit TfrA, whose translation is METRIIKSDVLIIGSGGAGCRAAIEISNNGLNPLIISKGLSFRSGCTGMAEGGYNAAFAFVDEEDTKDIHFKDTIKGGSYLNDSKLARILVDEATDRLIDLEEYGALFDRQDSGELNQRPFGGQTFRRTCFQGDRTGHEIMMALKEEIIKKKIPTIDEVMITSLIPDDSKQKVIGAVGLSLKNSEIIFFQSKAVILATGGAGQLYPVTSNTLQKNGDGFALAYNVGADLIDMEEIQFHPTGMLYPDSRKGILVTEAVRGEGGILLNKNNERFMGNYDDRKELATRDVVSRAIYNEIRCGRGNENRGVYLDVTHLDDEVIEEKLETMLFQFLDVGVDIRKQPMEVAPTAHHFMGGIRIDENCKSTVSNLFAAGEAAGGVHGANRLGGNALADTQVFGKRAGISASKAAKSSDFGINNEEIKNEIDRINKLFKKGPILPFEIKKELQNLMWDKVAIIRNEKDLKEALSHIRTLKEKLNDMDVNNETHYNKGLQEALEVINMIEIAELTVKSALIRKESRGAHFREDFPDTKEEWKKSIVMNKNNSVKCVSR
- the sepS gene encoding O-phosphoserine--tRNA ligase, whose product is MDKKKIIKLAKKDFERAWVESGNLVKKSHPDKEYPRLKYEIGKSHILNDTIAMLREAYLRLGFSEAVNPLFIDKNDVYKQFGPEAPAVLDRCFYLAGLPRPDIGIGVDKINYIKKLGKDITDEKIAKLQEVFRGYKKGYLDGDDLVLKVSEALEIDNEEGLSILEKVFPEIKDLMPIASNTTLRSHMTSGWFISLEKMVKKSKPPLKMFSIDRCFRREQKEDSSHLMTYHSASCVIVDDEVTLDMGKAISEALLEYFGFSKFKFVPDEKKSKYYIPETQTEVYGYHPKLNEWVEIATFGLYSPIALSKYGIEKEVMNLGLGVERIAMVLNQMNDVRNLVYPQLYQKLELSDRDIATMLNYNYYPVTEEGQSLMESILNVWTNEKDCNSPCEFTIFEGEFLNKEISVKAFEGENNAKLLGPASTNHVYIYGGNILGIPENIELSIKKVELNPQEYNEKDIINEIPDDTKIIYDAVKNGVPTNIRYIDALSAKTAYKIEEAVLSRSEDLIFRNTIARALSDVNLKLDNIAMNYINNENKLIDIRGPIFSTIKLEVK
- a CDS encoding DUF120 domain-containing protein; its protein translation is MEIKGSIATGYGKGAYFLGQKFYKSKFNEKCGFTPYPGTLNIVVPEKYLDSIKRIKSNTNNIIKPREGFGGVRYIKAKLKDLNTQNTVTGAIVFPDKTTHEENYLEFIAKENLRKKFNLKDEDEVKISIDEQ